In the genome of Populus trichocarpa isolate Nisqually-1 chromosome 6, P.trichocarpa_v4.1, whole genome shotgun sequence, one region contains:
- the LOC7468680 gene encoding uncharacterized protein LOC7468680, with amino-acid sequence MKNSQTMMEEKQLGFFDLLKESLKTPFRNPNLIIFAFFSSLPLFSFLIMYETVFQQTMIKTLKDILKERTSHFDVLDYYDAIPGATERLIEGISSEFFLLCLIYLGILHLLDLFSMIAIVDIASMIYKGDRKAMNLKDMLSRCIKETRIKGPLITSIYALLLDSLISVGLVSTVMYIFLGSISSFFSMVFALVFIGLLSKYIEWSAVWNMGILISILEEKHGDVALIISAYLSRGSRQRGFLLMLVYFLWRFALRLGCVYVGWDKGGSGVAVTAVHASLVCLAKMWLWLIFMVYFYDCKKKRLHEKIDVEGGQEEST; translated from the coding sequence ATGAAGAACTCTCAAACCATGATGGAAGAGAAGCAGCTAGGGTTCTTCGACTTGCTCAAAGAATCCCTCAAAACCCCCTTCAGAAATCCCAATCTCATCATCTTTgccttcttctcctctctccctTTGTTCTCCTTTTTGATCATGTACGAGACTGTCTTCCAGCAAACCATGATCAAAACATTGAAGGATATTTTAAAGGAAAGAACATCTCATTTTGATGTTCTCGATTATTATGATGCAATACCAGGAGCTACAGAGAGGTTGATTGAAGGAATTTCTAGTGAGTTTTTTCTACTTTGTCTCATATATTTAGGGATACTCCATTTGCTAGACCTCTTCAGCATGATTGCTATAGTAGACATAGCTTCAATGATTTACAAAGGAGATCGGAAAGCCATGAATCTTAAGGACATGCTAAGCAGATGCATCAAAGAAACAAGAATTAAAGGGCCTCTCATCACATCCATCTATGCTCTCCTTTTAGATTCTCTTATTTCAGTTGGACTAGTCTCCACGGTGATGTACATATTCCTCGGGTCAATCTCTTCCTTCTTCTCCATGGTATTTGCCTTAGTCTTTATAGGTTTACTATCAAAATACATAGAGTGGAGTGCTGTATGGAACATGGGAATTCTGATTTCCATTTTGGAAGAGAAACATGGTGATGTAGCATTGATAATCTCAGCATATCTAAGCAGAGGTAGCAGGCAACGTGGATTTCTTCTAATGCTAGTGTATTTTTTGTGGAGGTTTGCCTTAAGATTGGGATGCGTTTACGTGGGATGGGACAAAGGAGGAAGTGGAGTTGCAGTCACAGCAGTGCATGCTAGCCTTGTTTGTTTGGCCAAAATGTGGCTGTGGCTGATATTCATGGTTTACTTCTATGATTGTAAGAAGAAACGTCTGCATGAAAAAATTGACGTGGAGGGAGGACAAGAGGAGAGTACTTGA